Proteins found in one Mucilaginibacter inviolabilis genomic segment:
- the tsaD gene encoding tRNA (adenosine(37)-N6)-threonylcarbamoyltransferase complex transferase subunit TsaD, translating to MPVILGIESSCDETSASVCVDGEILSNVIANQTIHEAYGGVVPELASRVHQQNIVPAVQQALLNAKVSKNDIDAVAFTRGPGLLGSLLVGVSFAKAFALAKSLPLIDINHMQAHILAHFIGDHKPSFPFLCLTVSGGHTQIVLVNDYFDMQVIGQTLDDAAGEAMDKTSKILGLPYPGGPLIDKYARQGNADAYKFPEPQIPGLDFSFSGLKTSILYFIRDNVAKNPDFISQNLPDICASVEKRIATILLNKLQKAAREHDIKQIALAGGVSANTGLRLGLQDLCAKNGWESFIPKMEYCTDNAAMIAIAGYYKYLKGEFAGQEIAPLARMIF from the coding sequence GTGCCTGTAATTTTAGGAATCGAATCATCATGTGATGAAACCTCTGCATCTGTTTGTGTTGACGGAGAGATATTGAGCAATGTAATTGCTAATCAAACCATTCACGAAGCATACGGAGGCGTTGTCCCTGAGCTTGCCTCCAGGGTTCACCAGCAAAATATTGTTCCTGCCGTACAACAAGCATTATTGAACGCAAAAGTAAGCAAAAATGATATTGATGCAGTAGCTTTTACGCGCGGCCCCGGACTTTTAGGCTCACTTTTAGTAGGTGTATCATTTGCTAAGGCGTTTGCACTGGCCAAAAGCTTGCCGCTTATTGATATAAATCATATGCAGGCACATATATTGGCTCATTTTATTGGTGATCATAAACCTTCATTTCCGTTTTTATGTCTTACCGTATCTGGTGGGCATACGCAGATAGTTTTGGTTAACGATTATTTTGACATGCAGGTGATAGGTCAAACGCTTGATGATGCCGCAGGTGAAGCGATGGATAAAACCAGCAAAATATTAGGCTTACCTTATCCGGGTGGACCGCTGATTGATAAATACGCGCGCCAGGGTAATGCGGATGCTTACAAGTTTCCGGAACCACAAATACCCGGTTTGGATTTTAGCTTTAGCGGACTGAAGACATCTATTTTATATTTCATTCGGGACAATGTAGCTAAGAACCCGGATTTTATCAGTCAGAATCTGCCGGATATTTGTGCATCAGTTGAAAAACGCATAGCTACTATATTGCTTAATAAATTGCAAAAGGCAGCGCGGGAACACGACATAAAACAAATTGCTTTAGCCGGCGGAGTATCGGCCAATACAGGTTTACGCCTGGGGCTACAAGATCTTTGTGCAAAAAATGGCTGGGAAAGTTTTATACCCAAAATGGAGTATTGTACTGATAACGCAGCTATGATAGCTATTGCGGGATACTATAAATATTTAAAAGGCGAATTTGCCGGCCAGGAGATTGCTCCGTTGGCAAGAATGATATTTTAA